A single region of the Rhodohalobacter sp. 614A genome encodes:
- a CDS encoding exo-beta-N-acetylmuramidase NamZ family protein, which produces MRIQRRLLLFSVIAFSLISCSQPEETTAEETQPTKVKTGAEMLIENHLEELEGKRIGLVMNPTARIGDTHMLDTLMALEVNVSALFAPEHGFRGEAGAGEKIEDGVDQQTGLPVFSLYGETRKPTPEMLNEVDLLLFDMQDVGARFYTYNATMGLLIEAAADAGIPVWILDRPNPAGGDYVSGWLMEDEYQSFVGAYPIPIAHGLTLGELAQMAVGENWLDTDAQPDVRVIEMKNWTRDMKWPDTGLEWVAPSPNLPTFDHAFMYLGTVFFEGTSLSEGRGTNDPFLTMGAPATNLSSENLESLEAISEDFRVEEAEFAPVSISGVAIAPKHQDAVCHGVKIEVESYDFDPVKSGLQIFATLVQATPDYEKRDFIYNLTGSTEIDQLMSGELSVDELDFELDDFLEKREQYLLY; this is translated from the coding sequence ATGCGTATCCAACGAAGACTTCTTCTATTCTCGGTTATTGCTTTTTCACTCATCTCATGTAGTCAGCCTGAGGAAACAACGGCAGAAGAGACCCAACCGACGAAAGTCAAAACCGGGGCAGAAATGTTGATTGAAAATCACCTGGAAGAGTTGGAAGGAAAGCGTATTGGATTGGTGATGAATCCTACCGCGCGAATTGGCGATACGCATATGCTGGATACATTGATGGCGTTGGAGGTTAATGTATCGGCACTTTTTGCGCCGGAACATGGATTCCGTGGTGAAGCCGGAGCCGGCGAAAAGATTGAAGACGGAGTGGATCAGCAAACAGGTCTGCCCGTTTTTTCTTTGTATGGAGAAACCCGAAAACCCACCCCGGAAATGTTAAATGAAGTAGATTTGCTTCTGTTTGATATGCAGGATGTTGGCGCCCGTTTTTATACCTACAATGCCACAATGGGCTTGCTAATTGAAGCGGCAGCCGATGCCGGTATTCCCGTATGGATTTTGGATCGGCCGAATCCCGCTGGTGGCGATTATGTGAGCGGCTGGCTGATGGAGGATGAATATCAATCGTTTGTGGGGGCGTACCCCATTCCCATCGCTCATGGATTAACCTTGGGCGAATTGGCCCAAATGGCTGTGGGTGAAAATTGGCTGGATACGGACGCTCAACCAGATGTTCGTGTCATCGAAATGAAAAACTGGACTCGCGATATGAAATGGCCGGATACCGGCCTCGAATGGGTAGCACCGTCTCCGAATCTGCCAACTTTTGATCACGCATTCATGTATTTAGGGACTGTGTTTTTTGAGGGGACATCTTTATCGGAAGGGCGTGGAACAAATGATCCGTTTTTAACAATGGGTGCACCTGCTACTAATTTATCTTCCGAAAATCTGGAAAGCCTCGAAGCCATTTCAGAAGATTTTCGGGTTGAAGAAGCCGAATTTGCCCCGGTTTCCATTTCCGGGGTTGCCATTGCGCCCAAACACCAGGATGCAGTTTGCCACGGTGTAAAAATCGAAGTGGAATCGTATGATTTCGACCCGGTGAAATCAGGCCTTCAAATATTTGCAACACTCGTTCAGGCAACTCCGGATTATGAGAAAAGAGATTTTATCTATAACCTGACCGGCTCTACAGAAATTGATCAACTGATGAGCGGAGAATTATCCGTTGATGAACTCGACTTTGAACTGGACGACTTTCTTGAGAAACGTGAGCAGTACCTGCTGTACTAA
- the ndk gene encoding nucleoside-diphosphate kinase, whose amino-acid sequence MAVERTLTILKPDCVRKNLIGEVTKRIQEAGFKILAMKMTRLTEDTAGGFYAVHKERPFFGELVEFMSSGACVPMILEKENAIADFRELIGATNPEEADEGTIRADFADSVGENIVHGSDSVENGKIEAAYFFAESEVVANKA is encoded by the coding sequence ATGGCAGTAGAACGAACATTAACCATCCTGAAACCCGATTGTGTACGAAAAAATCTGATCGGTGAAGTAACCAAACGAATTCAGGAAGCGGGATTTAAAATCTTAGCAATGAAAATGACACGACTTACCGAAGACACCGCTGGTGGATTTTATGCGGTTCACAAAGAGAGACCGTTTTTTGGCGAGTTGGTTGAATTTATGAGCAGCGGCGCATGTGTACCGATGATCCTCGAAAAAGAGAATGCCATTGCGGATTTCCGTGAATTGATTGGCGCAACCAATCCGGAAGAAGCTGATGAAGGAACCATCCGCGCAGATTTTGCAGATAGTGTTGGAGAAAACATCGTTCATGGTTCCGATTCCGTTGAAAATGGAAAAATTGAAGCAGCTTACTTCTTTGCGGAATCTGAAGTGGTAGCGAATAAGGCATAA
- a CDS encoding REP-associated tyrosine transposase, which translates to MSEKYKIYDQRSPYFVTFTIVQWIDLFTRNEYRNVIIESLKFCQEKKGLVIYSFCIMTNHIHMIISSNGNSRIEDIIRDFRGFTSRELRKMIESSPLESRKRWMLKLFHHERNKRSSNKGFQLWKRNYHPIEITSHKFFEEKIKYIHHNPVKAGFVFEPQEYIYSSAVNYAGRRGLLDVVIDY; encoded by the coding sequence ATGAGCGAGAAATACAAAATATACGATCAAAGGAGTCCTTACTTTGTCACGTTCACAATTGTTCAGTGGATAGATTTATTTACCAGAAATGAATACAGAAATGTTATTATTGAAAGTTTAAAATTTTGTCAGGAAAAGAAAGGATTGGTGATCTATTCATTTTGTATCATGACCAATCATATACATATGATTATCAGTTCGAATGGTAATTCCAGAATCGAAGATATTATCAGAGATTTTAGGGGATTTACATCGAGAGAGTTACGAAAAATGATTGAATCCAGTCCTTTGGAAAGCCGGAAAAGATGGATGCTGAAGCTATTTCACCATGAGAGAAATAAACGGAGTTCAAATAAAGGATTTCAGTTGTGGAAACGAAATTATCACCCGATTGAAATAACCAGTCATAAATTTTTTGAAGAAAAAATAAAGTATATCCATCATAACCCTGTCAAAGCCGGGTTTGTGTTTGAACCTCAAGAATACATCTATAGTAGCGCTGTGAATTATGCTGGTAGAAGAGGATTGTTAGATGTTGTGATTGATTATTGA
- a CDS encoding methylglyoxal synthase produces MSTQKPHPSIASRTSKMGKKKKIGLVAHDYRKRDLIDWVDYNRGTLKNHELYGTGTTGGLIEEKLGLEVHRFMSGPLGGDLQLGAAIADEKLDILIFFWDPLQAQPHDVDVKALLRICVVYNIPLACNRSSADFLISSELLEKPYERFIVDYGERLRNLKTEE; encoded by the coding sequence ATGTCTACGCAAAAACCACATCCAAGTATTGCTTCCCGCACATCCAAAATGGGAAAGAAAAAGAAAATCGGTTTGGTTGCCCACGATTATCGTAAACGCGATTTGATCGATTGGGTTGATTATAACCGCGGAACTCTAAAAAACCATGAACTTTACGGCACCGGAACCACTGGTGGTTTGATTGAGGAGAAGCTCGGACTTGAAGTCCACCGCTTTATGAGTGGACCGCTGGGCGGAGATTTACAACTCGGAGCTGCCATTGCGGATGAAAAACTCGACATCCTCATTTTCTTTTGGGATCCGCTACAGGCCCAACCCCACGATGTGGATGTAAAAGCGCTCCTTCGAATTTGTGTAGTGTACAATATTCCACTGGCTTGCAACCGGTCATCGGCAGATTTTTTGATTTCATCCGAACTGCTGGAAAAACCGTATGAACGATTTATTGTAGATTATGGAGAGAGATTGAGGAATTTGAAAACGGAGGAATGA
- a CDS encoding addiction module protein — MEDTLIKELSQLSKNEKIMLVEALWDSIASDPGQVEVPNHHKTILKSRLESLEEDKLNGRSWDEIRKKYL; from the coding sequence ATGGAAGACACACTAATCAAAGAGTTATCTCAACTCAGCAAAAATGAAAAAATAATGTTGGTGGAAGCTTTGTGGGATTCTATTGCTTCAGATCCCGGTCAGGTTGAAGTGCCGAACCATCATAAAACCATTCTGAAAAGTCGATTAGAGTCGTTAGAAGAAGATAAGCTCAATGGTAGATCATGGGATGAAATCCGAAAGAAATACCTATAG
- a CDS encoding 5'-nucleotidase, lipoprotein e(P4) family: MKNYFSTILSILTITALLTGCATTQPEITNNNFNSTLWVQTAAEYEANSIQAYNSAESNIDMALRDKSWTAALEQGSNYSLLPPAIILDIDETVLDNSQYQAQAVLDGTGFNPETWDEWIAMESAPEVPGAVDFINGVEKLGVEVIYITNRECMARTDGGPECPQKQDTIDNLLKAGIEKADPEHIMLKGEKPDWTSEKKSRREEIAKEYRIIMLFGDDLGDFLPDVKNNITPKERSELVEEYSEHWGRKWFILSNPTYGSWESILSDPKSEYLRGIE, from the coding sequence ATGAAAAATTATTTCTCTACAATTCTATCCATCCTCACTATCACCGCCCTCTTAACCGGCTGCGCCACCACTCAACCCGAAATCACAAATAACAACTTTAACAGCACGCTTTGGGTTCAGACGGCGGCGGAGTATGAGGCGAATTCTATCCAAGCTTATAACAGTGCCGAAAGTAACATCGATATGGCTCTGAGGGATAAATCGTGGACGGCAGCGTTGGAGCAGGGATCGAATTATTCACTGCTTCCTCCAGCTATTATCCTGGATATCGATGAGACGGTGTTAGATAATTCTCAGTACCAGGCTCAGGCGGTTTTGGACGGCACAGGATTTAATCCAGAAACCTGGGATGAGTGGATTGCGATGGAATCTGCGCCGGAAGTTCCTGGGGCCGTTGATTTTATCAATGGTGTAGAAAAACTGGGAGTGGAAGTCATTTATATCACCAATCGTGAATGTATGGCGAGAACCGACGGCGGACCAGAATGTCCCCAGAAGCAGGATACAATTGACAACCTGTTAAAAGCCGGAATTGAAAAAGCAGATCCGGAACACATCATGTTGAAAGGCGAAAAGCCGGACTGGACTTCCGAGAAAAAATCGCGCAGAGAAGAAATTGCCAAAGAGTACCGAATCATCATGCTCTTCGGCGATGATCTTGGAGATTTTCTGCCAGATGTGAAAAACAATATTACCCCGAAAGAGCGGTCTGAACTGGTTGAAGAATACAGCGAGCACTGGGGACGTAAATGGTTTATCCTGAGCAACCCCACTTATGGTTCCTGGGAGAGTATTTTGAGTGATCCGAAGTCGGAATATCTCAGGGGTATCGAATAG
- a CDS encoding TatD family hydrolase, giving the protein MIDAHTHIDQYGDDLPKALAQIRKFSIRTLAVSMDIPSYRKTQQIADEEPLIITSFGIHPWKAPEYADRLDELAEPLENAKAIGEIGLCHRFVDDESQYPAQRTIFNYFLDAAERTGKLINLHTSGAEAEILDGLAGRNLSAIIIHWYSGPPKLVRDFLDLGAYFTIGVEVLQSKKIQKLAKELPTNRILTETDNPSGWHWLNGETGFPNLIEPVEKKIAEIRGVSRAVLSENICLNFNRLMQAGGLSQK; this is encoded by the coding sequence GTGATTGACGCCCATACTCATATTGATCAATACGGCGATGATCTGCCGAAAGCTCTCGCCCAAATCAGGAAATTTTCCATTCGCACACTGGCCGTTTCGATGGATATTCCATCCTATCGAAAAACTCAACAAATCGCCGACGAAGAGCCATTGATTATTACTTCGTTTGGCATTCATCCATGGAAAGCTCCGGAATATGCAGATCGGTTGGATGAACTTGCTGAACCGTTGGAAAACGCAAAAGCAATTGGGGAAATCGGACTTTGTCACCGGTTTGTGGATGATGAATCCCAGTATCCGGCGCAGCGAACTATCTTCAACTATTTTTTGGATGCGGCTGAACGAACCGGCAAACTGATCAATCTTCATACATCAGGAGCCGAAGCCGAAATTTTAGATGGATTGGCGGGACGCAATCTTTCGGCGATTATCATTCACTGGTATTCGGGTCCGCCAAAATTGGTTCGGGATTTTCTCGACCTCGGAGCTTATTTCACCATTGGAGTGGAAGTTCTTCAATCCAAAAAAATCCAGAAACTCGCCAAAGAACTGCCGACAAATCGCATTCTCACAGAAACGGATAATCCCAGCGGCTGGCATTGGCTGAATGGTGAGACCGGATTTCCGAATTTAATAGAACCTGTGGAAAAGAAAATTGCTGAAATTCGGGGAGTTTCAAGAGCCGTTCTTTCGGAAAATATCTGTTTAAATTTTAACAGGCTTATGCAAGCGGGTGGGCTTTCTCAAAAATAA
- a CDS encoding class I SAM-dependent methyltransferase produces MHNNLSWQYNEFKQVGKDYTRQEEVDVYDSTHSDFRDVEKENEAILKAINLKKSDVIIDFGSGTGAFAIQAASRCTKVIAVDVSEPMIHFAQTKVEKSGRTNIEFFHAGFLTYQHEDEPVDTIVTSLAFHHLPDFWKGLALQRMFRMLKQGGTLFLRDVVIGTESPVETIQSFIDQQEVAGGDFLREDAEQHFGEEFSTYDWIMEGLLERTGFAIENKEMNDGVFATYLCKKK; encoded by the coding sequence ATGCATAACAATCTTTCATGGCAGTACAATGAATTTAAACAGGTGGGCAAAGATTACACCCGCCAGGAAGAGGTAGATGTTTACGATTCCACTCACTCCGATTTTCGCGATGTAGAAAAGGAAAATGAAGCTATTCTTAAAGCTATCAATCTTAAAAAGAGCGATGTAATTATCGATTTTGGATCCGGTACAGGTGCGTTTGCCATCCAGGCTGCTAGCCGCTGTACAAAAGTAATCGCTGTGGATGTTTCAGAGCCTATGATCCATTTTGCACAAACCAAAGTGGAAAAATCGGGAAGAACCAATATTGAATTTTTCCACGCAGGATTTTTAACCTACCAGCATGAGGATGAGCCCGTTGATACTATCGTTACCAGTTTGGCATTTCATCACTTGCCGGATTTTTGGAAAGGTCTGGCTTTGCAACGCATGTTCCGGATGTTAAAACAAGGAGGTACCCTTTTCTTACGCGATGTTGTGATTGGAACTGAAAGCCCGGTGGAAACTATTCAGTCATTTATTGATCAGCAGGAAGTGGCTGGAGGGGATTTTCTCAGAGAAGATGCTGAACAACATTTTGGTGAAGAGTTTTCAACGTATGATTGGATAATGGAAGGACTGTTGGAACGGACAGGATTCGCCATCGAGAATAAAGAAATGAACGACGGTGTTTTTGCAACCTATTTGTGTAAAAAGAAGTGA
- a CDS encoding thioredoxin domain-containing protein — protein sequence MNLLSHSKSPYLLQHAENPVNWYPWGDEAFTKAKEEDKPIFLSIGYATCHWCHVMAHESFEDEKVAQLMNDTFINIKVDREERPDIDHTYMTICQMITGQGGWPLTIVMTPDKQPFYAATYLPKTSRQNQPGMLDFVPAIKKAWENDWENVLQSAEKIKQGFSKTLDLGKQKGLLPEDLADQTFRELEKRYDSAEGGFSSEPKFPSPHNLLFLLNYHKLTGNAKALEMAHHTLRKMRLGGLWDHIGFGFHRYSTDHKWLLPHFEKMLYDQAMLLLAYAEGWRVTKDPLLKKTAYQLVEYVDDCLTSKEGAFYSAEDADSEGEEGKFYVWKNREIDAVLSESEATLFKRLFNIEEEGNFHDEATQKKTGKNIPHLNRSLTDEAEKYKIPAEDLINKTEVVLKKLRNKRDERVRPLLDDKILTDWNGLMIAALARAGVIFNEDSFIMKAKKAWSVLEKKCLKADCTLLHRLKDGEAEIEGMADDYAFVIWGLTELYDASFRPKYLQLAVDIQNRFDKNFKDYEFGGYFFTSSQGEKLLGRQKEIYDGAIPSSNSVAALNLVRLSRRSGKPVFENRAMKVFSTFSDQIKDAPTGYTFAVHAFQILQSKLTEVVITSPKGNSILDKSVEICRELTSLGSAIIIKTNKNARRLQEVAPFTENYPVKDLLMIYVCENFQCKAPVHTLPKLKILLAG from the coding sequence ATGAACCTTCTCTCTCATTCAAAAAGCCCGTATTTACTGCAACACGCTGAAAATCCAGTAAACTGGTATCCGTGGGGAGATGAAGCATTTACTAAAGCCAAAGAAGAAGACAAGCCGATTTTTCTCTCCATTGGTTATGCCACCTGCCATTGGTGCCATGTAATGGCTCACGAAAGTTTTGAAGATGAGAAAGTGGCCCAATTGATGAACGATACGTTTATTAATATTAAAGTAGATCGTGAAGAGCGGCCCGATATCGACCATACATACATGACGATCTGCCAGATGATAACCGGGCAAGGTGGTTGGCCATTGACAATCGTTATGACCCCGGATAAACAACCATTTTACGCCGCCACCTATCTTCCAAAGACGTCGCGACAAAATCAGCCCGGAATGCTCGACTTCGTCCCTGCAATCAAAAAAGCGTGGGAGAATGACTGGGAGAATGTCTTGCAATCAGCTGAAAAGATTAAGCAAGGCTTTTCAAAAACGCTTGATTTGGGAAAACAGAAGGGATTACTGCCTGAAGATCTTGCAGATCAAACATTCAGGGAACTGGAAAAACGTTATGATTCTGCAGAAGGTGGTTTTTCATCCGAGCCGAAGTTTCCGTCTCCACACAATCTTCTTTTTTTGTTGAACTACCATAAACTAACCGGGAATGCAAAAGCCTTGGAGATGGCCCACCATACTTTGCGAAAAATGCGTCTTGGCGGATTATGGGATCACATCGGCTTTGGATTTCATCGCTATTCTACAGATCACAAATGGCTGCTGCCTCATTTTGAAAAAATGCTTTATGATCAAGCCATGCTTTTGCTGGCATACGCTGAGGGCTGGCGGGTGACCAAGGATCCACTTCTTAAAAAAACAGCTTATCAACTTGTTGAATATGTGGATGATTGCCTGACCTCCAAAGAGGGAGCCTTCTACTCTGCCGAAGATGCGGACAGCGAGGGTGAAGAAGGAAAATTCTATGTTTGGAAAAATCGTGAAATTGACGCTGTTCTCAGTGAGTCGGAAGCAACTCTGTTTAAACGACTTTTTAATATTGAGGAAGAAGGAAATTTTCACGATGAAGCCACTCAGAAGAAAACAGGCAAGAACATTCCTCACCTCAATCGGTCCCTTACAGATGAAGCAGAGAAATATAAAATCCCGGCTGAAGACCTGATAAATAAAACTGAAGTTGTTCTCAAAAAACTGAGAAATAAGAGAGACGAACGAGTCCGCCCACTGCTGGATGATAAAATTCTGACGGACTGGAATGGCCTGATGATTGCAGCTCTTGCCAGGGCCGGGGTCATTTTCAATGAAGATTCGTTTATTATGAAGGCCAAGAAAGCTTGGTCTGTGCTCGAAAAAAAATGTTTAAAGGCAGACTGTACTCTCCTGCACCGGCTGAAAGATGGCGAAGCAGAAATTGAAGGAATGGCGGATGATTACGCATTTGTGATTTGGGGATTAACGGAGCTGTACGATGCCTCATTTCGCCCGAAGTATCTGCAGCTTGCTGTTGATATTCAAAATCGTTTCGACAAGAATTTTAAGGATTATGAATTCGGAGGCTATTTCTTTACATCGTCGCAAGGGGAAAAACTTTTGGGCCGACAAAAAGAAATTTATGATGGAGCCATTCCCTCTTCAAATTCGGTAGCGGCTTTAAACCTGGTACGTTTATCGAGGCGATCTGGCAAACCAGTGTTTGAAAACAGGGCAATGAAAGTTTTTAGCACTTTTTCAGACCAAATCAAGGATGCGCCCACAGGATATACATTTGCCGTACACGCTTTTCAGATCTTGCAATCAAAACTAACTGAAGTTGTCATCACCTCGCCAAAAGGCAATAGCATTCTCGACAAATCGGTTGAAATTTGCAGGGAACTTACATCTTTAGGTTCCGCCATTATCATTAAAACCAACAAGAATGCGAGAAGGCTGCAAGAGGTTGCACCTTTTACAGAAAATTACCCGGTAAAAGACCTTCTCATGATCTATGTGTGCGAAAATTTCCAATGCAAAGCACCGGTTCATACTCTTCCAAAATTAAAAATTCTGCTTGCCGGGTAG
- a CDS encoding enoyl-CoA hydratase/isomerase family protein, with protein sequence MTNSGNGYVTYTTNNNIGTIEFYHPKGNSLPGNILRQLADAITKAGLDDKSNVLVIKSGGEGAFCAGASFDEMKKISTEQEGKDFFMGFANVINAMRTCPKIIICRVHGKTVGGGIGIVAASDFSIAHTKASVRLSEISLGIGPFVVGPAVGRKLGKAAFSTLAFDAKNWYDSEWALHNGLYNKVVDTVEDLNSAVDEISSDLASANPDALTQMKDIMWQSTGHWGPTLEQRAEISGRLVLSDFTKNYIKSFEEK encoded by the coding sequence ATGACAAATAGCGGAAACGGATACGTAACCTATACTACGAACAATAATATTGGAACGATCGAATTCTATCATCCGAAAGGAAATTCATTACCGGGAAATATTCTTCGGCAGTTGGCTGACGCGATTACAAAAGCAGGGCTTGATGATAAAAGCAATGTCCTGGTTATAAAAAGTGGCGGGGAGGGTGCTTTTTGTGCCGGTGCTTCTTTCGACGAAATGAAGAAAATCAGCACCGAACAAGAAGGCAAAGATTTTTTTATGGGATTCGCCAACGTAATTAATGCCATGAGAACGTGTCCCAAAATTATCATCTGCCGGGTTCACGGAAAAACTGTTGGTGGAGGAATCGGTATTGTTGCGGCATCTGATTTTAGTATAGCACATACAAAAGCTTCTGTTCGGCTGAGTGAAATCTCGCTGGGAATTGGGCCTTTTGTGGTGGGGCCTGCAGTGGGCCGAAAGCTCGGAAAAGCTGCCTTTTCCACCCTCGCGTTTGATGCAAAGAACTGGTACGATTCGGAATGGGCGTTGCATAATGGTTTGTACAATAAGGTTGTAGATACGGTGGAAGATCTTAACTCTGCTGTGGATGAAATTTCATCAGACCTGGCTTCTGCAAATCCGGATGCGCTCACTCAAATGAAAGATATTATGTGGCAGAGCACTGGCCATTGGGGCCCCACACTTGAACAGCGTGCAGAAATCAGCGGACGGCTTGTCCTTTCAGATTTTACGAAAAACTATATTAAGAGCTTTGAGGAAAAGTAA
- a CDS encoding LacI family DNA-binding transcriptional regulator, producing the protein MERLNIDKVAKLAHVSRSVVSRVLNNHPNVSDEARNRVMDIVEKYNYRPNSVARSLATSSTYQIGVLSGIFGEESLGNGYWTLLYLGIFEECIRRGYYVRLSFYSADMNKELHDLILNEHHLDGVICLNEEVTEFTLDTFTDKDIPIVLVGHNPKYPDICSVDVDNYDGAYKAVEHLANLGHTNIGGMFGDQNVEETEHRMRGYRDAMLDAGLKPTEDHTVVGSYSQHDGHDTMLGWIEKFPEMTAVFCASDTLAMGALLALYENDICVPDQFSVVGFDGLPISRYMIPPLTTIAQPTYKKGEQAALMLIDKIQKKDPEVRHVNLKPELLIRKSCGPAGK; encoded by the coding sequence ATGGAAAGATTAAATATCGACAAAGTTGCCAAGCTTGCTCATGTATCGAGATCGGTCGTTTCACGGGTTTTGAATAATCATCCCAATGTGAGTGACGAAGCCCGAAATCGGGTGATGGACATTGTGGAGAAATACAACTATCGCCCAAATTCTGTTGCTCGCAGTCTTGCAACCAGCAGTACATATCAAATTGGGGTGCTGTCCGGAATTTTTGGAGAAGAGAGTTTGGGAAACGGTTATTGGACACTTCTCTATCTCGGAATTTTTGAAGAATGTATTCGCCGCGGTTACTACGTTCGCCTTTCTTTTTACAGCGCAGATATGAATAAAGAGCTGCATGATCTGATACTGAATGAACATCACCTGGACGGCGTAATATGCCTGAACGAAGAAGTGACAGAGTTTACCTTAGATACCTTCACGGATAAAGATATACCGATCGTACTGGTCGGGCACAATCCAAAATATCCCGATATATGTTCTGTGGATGTCGACAATTACGACGGTGCCTATAAAGCTGTTGAGCATCTTGCAAATTTGGGGCATACAAATATTGGCGGGATGTTTGGCGACCAAAATGTGGAAGAAACAGAACACCGGATGAGGGGGTACCGGGATGCCATGCTTGATGCAGGGCTGAAACCCACTGAAGATCATACGGTTGTGGGAAGTTACTCGCAACATGACGGACACGATACGATGTTGGGCTGGATTGAAAAATTTCCTGAAATGACAGCAGTATTTTGTGCAAGCGATACACTGGCAATGGGCGCCCTGCTTGCTTTGTATGAAAATGACATTTGTGTGCCAGATCAGTTTTCAGTTGTGGGATTTGACGGCCTCCCGATTTCCCGGTATATGATTCCTCCTTTGACAACGATTGCACAACCAACATACAAAAAGGGTGAACAGGCCGCCCTTATGCTGATCGACAAAATCCAGAAGAAAGACCCGGAAGTCCGGCACGTTAACCTGAAACCGGAACTTCTTATTCGTAAGAGTTGTGGTCCCGCTGGCAAATAA